From a single Natronorubrum tibetense GA33 genomic region:
- a CDS encoding 50S ribosomal protein L37e encodes MTGAGTPSQGKKNTTTHTKCRRCGEKSYHTKKKVCSSCGFGKSAKRRSYEWQKKTGDN; translated from the coding sequence ATGACTGGCGCAGGAACCCCGAGCCAAGGAAAGAAGAACACGACGACACACACGAAGTGCCGTCGTTGCGGAGAGAAATCGTACCACACGAAAAAGAAGGTCTGCTCGTCCTGTGGCTTCGGCAAATCGGCCAAACGCCGCAGCTACGAGTGGCAGAAGAAGACCGGCGACAACTGA
- a CDS encoding LSM domain-containing protein, whose translation MSGRPLDVLEASLGERVTVRLKSGDEYDGDLAGYDQHMNLVLEDVTIPLEGEVDAETPAEDTTIIRGDNVVSITP comes from the coding sequence ATGAGTGGACGACCGCTGGATGTCCTCGAGGCGTCGCTCGGCGAACGTGTCACAGTACGACTCAAGAGTGGCGACGAGTACGACGGCGACCTCGCTGGCTATGATCAGCACATGAATCTCGTGCTCGAGGACGTGACGATCCCCCTCGAGGGCGAAGTGGACGCAGAGACGCCGGCCGAAGACACAACCATTATACGCGGCGATAACGTCGTTTCGATCACTCCATGA
- a CDS encoding SufD family Fe-S cluster assembly protein has protein sequence MLYPCTILKGRGSTDTHITIAFAGEGQDIDTGAKVYHNAPDTSSTIESKSISKDGGRTNYRGLVHIADGAENSSTAVECDALMFDNESTSDTMPYMEIEESKVDVAHEATVGKIGDEDIFYLQSRGLDDDDAKKMIVAGFIEPITEELPIEYAVELNRLIELEMEGSLG, from the coding sequence CATGCTCTATCCGTGTACGATCCTGAAGGGTCGCGGCTCGACGGACACCCACATCACCATCGCCTTCGCGGGCGAGGGCCAGGACATCGACACCGGCGCGAAGGTCTACCACAACGCGCCCGACACCAGCTCGACGATCGAGTCCAAGTCGATCTCCAAGGACGGCGGGCGCACCAACTACCGCGGCCTCGTCCACATCGCCGACGGCGCGGAGAACTCCTCGACGGCCGTCGAGTGTGACGCGCTGATGTTCGACAACGAATCGACCTCGGACACCATGCCGTACATGGAGATCGAGGAGTCGAAAGTCGACGTTGCCCACGAGGCCACCGTCGGCAAGATCGGCGACGAGGACATCTTCTACCTCCAGTCGCGCGGACTGGACGACGACGACGCCAAGAAGATGATCGTCGCCGGCTTCATCGAGCCGATCACGGAGGAACTGCCGATCGAGTACGCGGTCGAACTCAACCGTCTCATCGAACTCGAGATGGAGGGGAGCCTCGGCTGA